In Coleofasciculus sp. FACHB-1120, one genomic interval encodes:
- a CDS encoding HEAT repeat domain-containing protein, translated as MLYRSTLLLVTWVICLGFTPNSGKNSTGFPLAIATSPPSFPVSLKLAQSSSPAANKNLPLLTVGSQGVEVAELQKSLKSLGHYNGAVDGAYGRTTAVAVSKFQTSVGLTPDGVAGSTTQERIQAAEAAKSSPAPTPKPKAAKASSGANRLWWLLGLTAASAGVGLGVYFLLKWLGNLNREEELEPESDELADERSYEDPKDANHPADIHAHPIENENGNNGYHASALTFSETSNLEKSNLDGRTTSQKSTEGVSEAKPLARLRSNEAKAIGETTRLPKIDIVNELIKDLQGADPTKRRKAIWELAQCGDSRAIQPLVDLMIDSDSQQRGLILEALSQIGTRTLKPMNRALAISLQDENPDVRKNAIRDLTRIYDTIGQVSNLLRHAAEDRDSEVQETARWAIGQLNRLRLNPGTDNNLPALPNSQNSSNHPPEESENR; from the coding sequence ATGCTCTACCGCTCCACATTGCTTCTAGTTACCTGGGTTATTTGTCTGGGCTTTACCCCCAATTCGGGCAAGAATTCCACAGGATTTCCGCTAGCGATCGCGACTTCCCCCCCCAGTTTTCCCGTATCCTTAAAACTGGCTCAGTCGAGTTCCCCAGCCGCTAACAAGAATTTGCCCCTCCTCACAGTAGGCTCTCAAGGCGTTGAAGTCGCAGAACTTCAAAAGTCACTGAAGAGTTTGGGACACTACAACGGGGCTGTAGATGGTGCTTATGGGCGAACGACAGCAGTTGCTGTCTCTAAATTTCAAACATCTGTTGGTTTAACGCCTGACGGAGTGGCTGGTTCTACGACTCAAGAGCGCATTCAGGCAGCTGAAGCCGCAAAATCTTCCCCCGCTCCCACTCCAAAACCTAAGGCGGCTAAAGCGAGTTCTGGAGCAAACCGGCTCTGGTGGTTATTAGGCTTAACGGCAGCGTCTGCTGGTGTCGGGTTAGGAGTATACTTCTTGCTGAAATGGTTAGGCAATCTCAACAGAGAGGAGGAGCTAGAGCCTGAATCTGATGAACTAGCAGATGAAAGGAGCTACGAAGACCCTAAAGATGCCAATCACCCCGCAGATATCCATGCTCACCCGATAGAAAATGAAAATGGCAATAACGGCTATCATGCCTCTGCTTTAACCTTTTCAGAAACAAGCAACTTAGAAAAAAGCAATTTAGACGGGAGAACAACCTCACAAAAGTCAACCGAAGGAGTTAGCGAAGCGAAGCCGTTAGCGCGGCTGCGAAGCAACGAGGCAAAAGCGATAGGAGAAACCACTCGCCTCCCCAAAATTGACATTGTTAATGAATTAATTAAAGATTTACAGGGAGCCGATCCGACAAAACGACGCAAGGCGATCTGGGAGCTGGCACAATGCGGCGACTCTAGAGCAATTCAGCCCTTGGTGGATCTAATGATCGACTCGGATTCTCAGCAGCGCGGTTTAATCTTAGAGGCGCTGTCGCAAATTGGCACCCGTACCCTCAAACCGATGAACCGGGCACTCGCGATCTCGTTGCAAGATGAAAACCCTGATGTTCGCAAAAATGCAATTCGGGATTTGACGAGAATTTATGACACGATCGGTCAAGTCAGTAATTTATTGCGTCACGCTGCTGAAGATCGGGATTCCGAGGTTCAGGAAACAGCGCGGTGGGCAATAGGGCAGTTAAATCGGCTTCGCTTGAATCCTGGCACGGATAATAATTTGCCCGCTTTGCCAAATTCCCAAAATTCTTCTAATCATCCGCCAGAGGAATCAGAAAACCGTTAA
- a CDS encoding glycosyltransferase yields MLHRPVKLLLLSTSVGALGTGLGGGVELTLLNIAQEMLRRGHTLKIVAPQGSLLGDIPIVEIAGELQTTAQTQGRSAPIVMPENSVLGNMWDYARQVQTDYDLIFNIAYDWLPFYLTPFFNRAIAHFVSMGSLSAAMDRIVEQIAVQFPGTVGVYTLTQAETFPSPSQYRILGSGLDLSLYQFCPEPSSCLAWVGRIAPEKGLEDAVAAAKITGIPLKIFGKMQDSAYWEQICQDYPDAPVEYAGFFTTSELQQHLGKCRALLMTPRWVEAFGNVVIEALACGVPVISYSRGGPTEIIQDGKTGFLVEPDSVKGLVEAIGRINKLDRYTCRQQAEAEYSLEALGDRMEEWFRDILQN; encoded by the coding sequence ATCTTGCATCGTCCAGTGAAACTGTTGTTGCTCTCAACCTCGGTGGGCGCTCTCGGCACGGGGTTGGGGGGTGGCGTAGAACTAACCCTACTCAACATTGCTCAAGAGATGCTCCGGCGGGGACATACCCTAAAAATTGTGGCTCCCCAAGGCTCTCTGCTGGGAGATATTCCAATTGTCGAAATTGCTGGAGAACTCCAGACGACGGCTCAGACTCAAGGACGAAGTGCCCCGATTGTGATGCCGGAGAATTCTGTGCTGGGCAATATGTGGGATTATGCGCGGCAAGTCCAAACTGACTACGATCTGATTTTCAACATTGCCTATGATTGGCTACCGTTCTATCTAACGCCATTTTTTAATCGAGCGATCGCGCATTTCGTGAGTATGGGTTCTCTCTCGGCAGCGATGGATCGCATCGTGGAACAGATTGCCGTTCAGTTTCCCGGTACGGTTGGCGTCTACACATTGACACAGGCAGAAACGTTTCCCAGTCCGTCGCAATATCGAATTCTTGGAAGTGGTCTAGATTTATCACTTTATCAATTTTGCCCAGAACCCTCATCCTGCTTGGCTTGGGTGGGTCGGATTGCCCCAGAAAAAGGTTTAGAGGATGCCGTTGCCGCTGCCAAAATTACTGGTATTCCCCTCAAAATTTTCGGCAAAATGCAAGACAGTGCATATTGGGAGCAAATTTGTCAAGATTATCCGGATGCTCCTGTAGAATATGCGGGATTTTTCACCACATCCGAACTGCAACAGCATCTAGGCAAGTGTCGGGCGTTGTTGATGACGCCTCGCTGGGTGGAAGCGTTTGGCAATGTGGTGATTGAGGCGCTTGCTTGTGGGGTGCCGGTGATTTCTTATTCCAGAGGTGGCCCGACTGAAATTATTCAGGATGGGAAGACGGGCTTTTTGGTGGAACCGGATAGCGTGAAGGGCTTGGTAGAGGCAATTGGACGCATTAATAAACTTGACCGTTATACGTGCCGCCAACAAGCCGAAGCAGAATATTCTCTGGAAGCATTGGGCGATCGCATGGAAGAATGGTTTCGAGATATCTTGCAAAATTAA
- a CDS encoding DMT family transporter, protein MQLKLTESKIPLAPLLLIAPFFLWGTAMVAMKGVIPNTTPLFMAGIRLVPAGVLVLLAAFLMGKPQPKGVRAWLWISLFALVDGALFQGFLAFGLVRTGAGLGSVMIDSQPLAVALLSCWLFGETIGLWGWLGLALGVLGISLIGLPNEWIINLFHGNAIAGSFSFTHLFESGEWLMLLAALSMAVGTVLIRFVCQYADPVMATGWHMILGGLPLFVLSGLWESEQWVHLNSSGWIALSYAAVFGSAIAYGLFFYFASSGNLTSLSSLTFLTPVFALVFGNLILAEVLSPLQWLGVSFTLVSIYLINQREKIAEKVRWQILRFGRSATSSETRVTEESKTEQISLLEPSEPLPYQSLPIQAKEAEAEIWQNR, encoded by the coding sequence ATGCAGCTAAAACTCACAGAATCCAAAATTCCGTTGGCACCCTTGCTGCTGATTGCCCCCTTTTTCTTGTGGGGAACAGCGATGGTAGCAATGAAGGGTGTTATCCCAAACACAACGCCCCTGTTCATGGCTGGTATCCGGTTGGTGCCTGCCGGGGTATTGGTATTACTGGCTGCCTTTTTAATGGGGAAACCTCAACCCAAAGGCGTTCGGGCATGGCTATGGATTAGCTTGTTTGCCTTGGTTGATGGCGCTTTGTTTCAAGGCTTTTTAGCCTTTGGATTAGTGCGGACGGGCGCGGGGTTGGGTTCAGTGATGATTGACTCTCAACCCCTAGCCGTGGCTTTGCTGTCTTGTTGGTTGTTTGGAGAAACCATTGGACTGTGGGGCTGGCTGGGGTTGGCATTAGGAGTGCTGGGGATTAGTTTAATTGGCTTGCCGAATGAGTGGATTATCAATCTCTTCCACGGCAACGCGATCGCTGGCTCGTTTAGCTTCACGCACTTATTTGAAAGTGGGGAATGGCTGATGCTGCTGGCGGCGCTGTCGATGGCTGTCGGAACAGTGCTGATTCGCTTCGTTTGTCAGTATGCCGATCCGGTGATGGCAACTGGCTGGCACATGATTTTGGGCGGACTGCCTTTATTTGTACTCTCAGGACTGTGGGAATCGGAGCAATGGGTACATCTAAATTCGTCTGGCTGGATAGCGTTGAGCTACGCAGCCGTATTTGGCAGCGCGATCGCTTATGGTTTATTCTTCTACTTTGCCTCTAGCGGCAATCTCACCAGTCTCAGCTCCCTCACCTTTTTGACACCTGTGTTTGCCCTGGTGTTTGGCAATCTGATTTTGGCTGAAGTCCTTAGCCCTCTGCAATGGCTGGGAGTGAGTTTTACCCTGGTCAGTATCTATCTCATTAATCAGCGAGAGAAGATAGCCGAAAAGGTGCGTTGGCAAATCCTGCGCTTTGGGCGATCCGCTACATCTAGCGAAACAAGGGTGACAGAAGAAAGCAAAACCGAGCAAATTTCCTTGTTAGAGCCATCCGAGCCATTACCCTATCAATCGCTACCGATACAAGCGAAAGAAGCTGAAGCTGAGATTTGGCAAAATCGGTAG
- a CDS encoding LD-carboxypeptidase — translation MLDFSECQLPPPLQTGDLLRVIAPSGALRELEAFHKGVEIWRSRGYQVEISSGVEERWGYLAGSDESRRQHLADAWKNPECKGILCARGGYGSARLLEDWSWQGREQTKKIGDFLRSTPKWLIGFSDATGLLWSLSKVGIAGVHGPLLTTLSAEPEWSIQRLFDCVEGRPLEPLKGVGWGGGKVSGILIPGNLTVATHFLNTPVQPPLAGVILALEDVTEAPYRIDRMLTQWRMTGAFEKVKGIALGRFSRCEAPPNISSLTVEEVLRDRLGSLSIPIVSNLPFGHDGPNAALPLGIPAQLDADRGSLSLFSTK, via the coding sequence ATTTTGGATTTTTCCGAGTGTCAACTACCGCCGCCTTTGCAAACTGGGGATTTGCTGCGAGTCATTGCTCCCAGTGGTGCCTTGCGAGAACTAGAAGCGTTCCACAAAGGTGTGGAAATATGGCGATCGCGCGGCTATCAAGTCGAAATTAGCAGTGGCGTTGAGGAACGGTGGGGCTACCTTGCGGGTAGCGATGAAAGCCGCCGCCAACACCTCGCAGACGCTTGGAAAAACCCTGAATGTAAAGGCATTCTCTGTGCTAGAGGCGGTTATGGTAGCGCCCGCTTGCTAGAAGATTGGTCTTGGCAGGGTAGAGAACAGACAAAGAAAATCGGAGATTTTTTACGCAGCACTCCCAAATGGCTAATCGGCTTTTCTGATGCCACTGGCTTGCTGTGGAGCCTCAGTAAAGTTGGCATTGCAGGGGTTCATGGCCCCTTGCTAACCACCCTGTCAGCGGAGCCAGAGTGGTCGATTCAGCGGCTGTTTGACTGCGTGGAAGGTCGCCCCCTAGAACCCTTGAAAGGAGTCGGCTGGGGCGGCGGTAAGGTCAGCGGCATCTTAATCCCCGGCAATCTGACCGTAGCCACGCATTTTTTGAACACGCCCGTACAGCCCCCGTTAGCAGGCGTCATTCTCGCTTTGGAAGATGTGACTGAGGCTCCCTACCGCATTGACCGAATGTTAACGCAGTGGCGAATGACAGGGGCTTTTGAGAAAGTCAAAGGCATTGCCTTGGGGCGCTTTAGTCGCTGCGAAGCTCCGCCGAACATTTCTAGCTTGACAGTGGAAGAAGTCTTGCGCGATCGCTTAGGGAGTCTTAGCATTCCCATTGTCTCCAATCTGCCCTTTGGTCACGATGGCCCTAATGCAGCTTTACCTTTAGGAATCCCCGCTCAGTTAGATGCAGATCGCGGCAGTTTAAGTTTATTCTCTACCAAGTAA
- the hemE gene encoding uroporphyrinogen decarboxylase yields MTVATQDPYLLRAARGEVLDRPPVWMMRQAGRYMKAYRDLRDKYPAFRDRSEKVDLAIEISLQPFRAFEPDGVILFSDILTPLPGLGIPFDIIESRGPVIDPPIRSQEQIDKLHPLEPGESLPFIREILQTLRQEVGNKATVLGFVGAPWTLAAYAIEGKSSKDYAIIKSMAFSEPTMLHQFLGKLADAIATYVRYQIDSGAQVIQMFDSWAGQLSPQDYETFALPYQQRVFNQVKQTHPDTPLILYINGSAGILERMAQSGADIVSVDWTVDMAEARTRLGSNIGVQGNMDPCALFGSQEFIRDRIYDTIRKAGNKGHIMNLGHGVLPSTPEENVAFFFETAKSVKNH; encoded by the coding sequence ATGACCGTTGCAACCCAAGATCCGTATCTGCTGAGGGCAGCTCGTGGGGAAGTTTTAGACCGTCCGCCTGTGTGGATGATGCGGCAAGCGGGTAGATATATGAAAGCTTATCGGGATTTAAGGGATAAGTATCCTGCGTTCCGCGATCGCTCGGAAAAAGTAGACCTGGCAATCGAAATCTCCCTACAACCGTTTCGTGCCTTTGAGCCAGACGGAGTAATTTTATTTTCTGATATTTTAACTCCCTTGCCAGGACTCGGTATTCCCTTTGATATCATCGAAAGCCGAGGCCCAGTCATCGATCCGCCTATCCGCAGCCAGGAGCAAATTGATAAATTGCATCCTCTAGAACCTGGGGAATCTCTGCCTTTCATCCGGGAAATTTTGCAGACATTGCGGCAAGAAGTCGGCAATAAGGCAACTGTCTTAGGTTTTGTGGGTGCCCCTTGGACACTAGCCGCGTATGCGATTGAGGGCAAAAGCTCGAAAGACTACGCAATTATTAAGAGTATGGCTTTTTCAGAGCCAACAATGTTGCATCAATTTTTGGGTAAATTGGCGGATGCGATCGCGACTTACGTCCGTTACCAAATTGATAGCGGTGCCCAAGTCATTCAAATGTTCGATTCTTGGGCAGGGCAACTGAGTCCTCAAGATTACGAGACATTTGCTCTACCGTATCAGCAGCGAGTTTTCAACCAGGTAAAACAGACGCATCCGGATACTCCCCTGATTCTGTACATCAATGGCAGTGCTGGCATTCTGGAGAGGATGGCACAATCCGGCGCGGATATCGTCAGCGTAGATTGGACGGTGGACATGGCAGAGGCCAGGACAAGACTTGGCTCTAACATCGGTGTACAGGGAAATATGGACCCGTGTGCCTTATTTGGTTCACAAGAGTTCATCCGCGATCGCATTTATGACACGATTCGCAAAGCCGGAAACAAAGGTCATATCATGAATCTTGGTCATGGTGTTTTACCCAGTACCCCAGAAGAAAACGTGGCTTTCTTCTTTGAAACTGCCAAATCAGTCAAAAATCATTAG
- a CDS encoding B12-binding domain-containing radical SAM protein gives MKVLLVYPLFPKTFWSYEKILELVNRKVLLPPLGLVTVAAILPQEWEFKLVDRNVRTVTEQEWEWADVVILSAMIVQKEDLLDQIKEAKRRGKLVACGGPYPTSVPEEAQKAGVDYLILDEGEITLPMFVEAVQRGEKQGIFRSNGEKPDVTTTPIPRFDLLEFDAYDSMSVQFSRGCPFQCEFCDIIVLYGRKPRTKAPEQLLAELEYLYQLGWRRSVFMVDDNFIGNKRNVKLFLKELKTWQAEHQYPFRFNTEASIDLAQDQELMDLMVECYFDAVFLGIETPDEESLSLTKKFQNTRSSLGEAVEAITRTGLRPMAGFIIGFDGEKAGAGNRIVRFAEQTAIPTTTFAMLQALPNTALWHRLDKEGRLRGKDGNINQTTLMNFVPTRPLQEIAREYVEAFWTLYDAEKFLDRTYRCFLMLGAPKCKAPGKLPNLVDLRALLIVMWRQGVKRTTRWKFWHHLLSILKRNPGVFEHYIAVCAHNEHFLEYRQIVRDEIDAQLAEFQAEEAKLQQMEDTSSASVKQKSPVSV, from the coding sequence ATGAAAGTTTTATTAGTTTATCCCCTGTTTCCCAAAACTTTTTGGTCTTATGAAAAAATTCTGGAATTAGTCAATCGCAAGGTTTTATTGCCGCCGCTGGGTTTAGTAACCGTGGCGGCAATTTTGCCTCAAGAGTGGGAATTCAAGCTGGTCGATCGAAACGTTCGCACCGTTACAGAACAAGAGTGGGAATGGGCAGATGTTGTCATTCTCTCGGCAATGATTGTTCAGAAAGAGGATTTACTCGATCAAATTAAAGAAGCCAAGCGGCGCGGCAAACTGGTGGCGTGTGGTGGCCCTTACCCAACTTCTGTTCCGGAGGAAGCTCAAAAAGCGGGTGTAGATTATCTGATTTTAGATGAAGGGGAAATCACCCTGCCGATGTTTGTTGAGGCAGTTCAGCGGGGCGAAAAACAGGGCATTTTCCGTTCCAATGGGGAAAAACCCGATGTGACGACGACGCCTATCCCGCGTTTTGATTTGTTGGAATTTGATGCTTACGATTCAATGTCGGTGCAGTTTTCGCGGGGCTGTCCCTTCCAGTGCGAATTTTGCGACATTATTGTTTTGTATGGTCGCAAACCCCGGACGAAGGCACCGGAACAGCTATTAGCAGAGTTAGAGTATCTCTACCAATTAGGGTGGCGTCGCAGCGTTTTCATGGTAGATGATAACTTCATCGGCAATAAGCGTAACGTCAAGTTATTTCTCAAAGAATTAAAAACTTGGCAAGCGGAACACCAATATCCCTTCCGGTTTAATACAGAAGCTTCGATTGATTTGGCGCAAGACCAAGAACTGATGGATCTGATGGTGGAGTGCTATTTCGATGCCGTGTTCTTAGGGATTGAAACCCCAGATGAAGAGAGTTTGTCGCTGACGAAAAAATTCCAAAATACGCGCAGTTCCCTGGGTGAAGCGGTGGAGGCAATTACACGAACCGGATTGCGCCCAATGGCTGGGTTTATTATTGGCTTTGATGGGGAGAAAGCTGGCGCAGGCAATCGCATTGTCCGCTTTGCCGAGCAAACTGCTATTCCCACCACGACCTTCGCGATGCTGCAAGCCTTACCCAATACAGCGCTGTGGCATCGATTAGACAAGGAGGGTCGCCTGCGGGGGAAAGATGGCAATATCAACCAAACTACCTTGATGAACTTTGTCCCGACTCGACCCCTGCAAGAGATTGCCAGAGAATACGTCGAGGCTTTCTGGACACTATACGATGCCGAAAAGTTTTTGGATCGGACTTATCGCTGTTTCTTGATGCTGGGTGCGCCCAAATGCAAGGCTCCTGGTAAATTACCAAATTTAGTGGATCTGCGAGCGCTGCTGATTGTGATGTGGCGTCAGGGTGTCAAACGCACTACTCGCTGGAAGTTCTGGCACCACTTATTGAGCATCCTCAAGCGCAATCCTGGTGTTTTTGAGCATTACATCGCAGTCTGCGCTCATAATGAGCATTTTCTAGAGTACCGCCAGATTGTGCGGGACGAAATTGACGCCCAGTTAGCTGAGTTTCAGGCAGAAGAAGCAAAACTGCAACAGATGGAAGATACTTCATCTGCATCTGTGAAACAAAAAAGTCCTGTCAGTGTATAA
- the sppA gene encoding signal peptide peptidase SppA — protein sequence MIWPFQPKFRKQIARIEVTGAIGSTTRKQVLESLKTVEERKFPALLLRIDSPGGTVGDSQEIYEALTRLQKKVKIVASFGNISASGGVYIGMGAEHIVSNPGTITGSIGVILRGNNLERLLEKIGVSFKVIKSGPYKDILAFDRELTEPEKNILQDLIDISYQQFVQTVAEARKLTTEMVKSFADGRIFTGQQALELGVVDRLGTEEDARRWAAELVGLDPEKTKCYTLEERKPFWNRVVSSRVQGASSLSAGIDWLEFELSTSGQPLWLYRP from the coding sequence ATGATCTGGCCTTTTCAGCCTAAGTTTCGTAAACAAATTGCTCGGATTGAAGTGACTGGTGCGATTGGCAGTACTACCCGAAAACAAGTTCTAGAAAGCCTGAAAACGGTTGAAGAACGAAAGTTTCCAGCTTTACTGCTACGCATTGATAGTCCTGGTGGTACGGTCGGGGATTCTCAAGAAATCTATGAAGCCCTGACTCGCCTGCAAAAAAAGGTGAAAATTGTTGCCAGCTTTGGCAATATCTCCGCATCTGGAGGAGTCTACATCGGGATGGGAGCCGAACACATTGTTTCCAACCCAGGCACAATTACTGGCAGTATCGGTGTAATTCTCCGGGGAAACAACCTGGAGCGCTTGCTAGAAAAGATTGGTGTTTCTTTCAAGGTGATCAAATCCGGTCCTTATAAAGATATTCTGGCTTTTGACCGGGAACTCACCGAGCCGGAAAAGAATATTCTCCAAGACCTGATTGACATCAGTTATCAGCAATTTGTGCAAACGGTTGCTGAGGCTCGGAAGCTGACAACCGAAATGGTTAAAAGTTTTGCCGATGGTCGCATTTTCACAGGTCAACAAGCTTTAGAACTGGGGGTTGTTGACCGGCTCGGTACTGAGGAAGATGCCCGCCGTTGGGCTGCGGAACTGGTCGGTCTCGATCCCGAAAAAACGAAGTGTTACACCCTGGAAGAACGCAAACCTTTCTGGAATCGTGTGGTATCGAGCAGAGTTCAGGGGGCATCTAGTCTATCAGCTGGGATAGACTGGTTAGAATTTGAACTTTCTACCAGTGGTCAACCGTTGTGGCTTTACCGACCCTAG
- a CDS encoding NAD(P)-dependent oxidoreductase, protein MKPKRILVTGASGCIGHYISESLIQETEHELYLLVRDPDKIRFDYQSRPGITIVKGDLLDIERVGNLLKTIDIAILAATSWGGSQAVFDVNVIKTIRLLNLLDPAVCEQVIYFSTASILGRDNELLKEAGELGTDYIRSKYDCLQRLSKLAIAPRVTTLFPTLVLGGDANKPYSHLSSGLPGVAKWIDLIRFFKADGSFHFMHGRDIAQVVRFLIEHPPSPSEPRQIVLGQAPMTVNEAVEEVCAYLDKKIHFRVPLSPWLADFFILLFRIQMAPWDRFCLRYRHFTYQDPVNPATLGLPNYCATFSDVLKISGVQRRQLTAKNE, encoded by the coding sequence ATGAAACCCAAGCGGATTTTGGTAACTGGTGCCAGTGGCTGCATTGGTCACTACATTAGCGAAAGCCTGATTCAAGAAACCGAACACGAGCTGTATCTGCTAGTCAGAGACCCAGACAAAATACGATTTGACTATCAATCTCGACCGGGCATCACCATTGTAAAAGGTGATTTGCTAGACATTGAACGAGTAGGAAATCTACTCAAGACAATAGACATCGCAATTCTAGCCGCAACTTCTTGGGGCGGCTCCCAAGCGGTGTTTGATGTGAATGTCATCAAAACCATCCGGTTGCTAAACTTGCTCGACCCCGCAGTGTGCGAGCAAGTTATTTACTTTTCTACCGCTAGTATCCTCGGACGCGACAACGAATTATTGAAAGAAGCGGGAGAACTAGGGACGGACTACATTCGTTCTAAGTATGACTGCTTGCAGCGATTATCGAAATTAGCGATCGCACCGCGCGTCACTACCCTCTTTCCCACCCTGGTACTCGGAGGAGATGCTAACAAACCTTACTCCCATCTCTCTTCAGGATTGCCTGGAGTCGCAAAGTGGATTGACCTAATTCGCTTTTTTAAAGCCGACGGCAGTTTCCACTTTATGCACGGGCGAGATATTGCACAAGTGGTACGATTCCTGATCGAGCATCCTCCCAGCCCTTCGGAACCTCGACAGATAGTTTTGGGTCAAGCACCCATGACGGTTAACGAAGCCGTAGAAGAGGTTTGTGCTTATTTAGACAAGAAAATTCATTTTCGCGTGCCGCTGTCTCCCTGGCTAGCTGATTTCTTCATCCTCTTGTTCCGAATTCAGATGGCACCTTGGGATCGTTTCTGCTTGCGCTATCGTCATTTTACCTACCAAGATCCCGTCAACCCCGCTACCCTGGGTCTGCCGAATTACTGTGCCACATTCAGCGACGTGCTGAAAATCAGCGGGGTTCAGAGAAGACAGCTTACCGCTAAGAACGAGTAA
- the aroH gene encoding chorismate mutase: MEDACVEWRVRAIRGATTASQNTAEAIREVVAELLDELEVHNQLHPDLIISATFSVTRDLDAIFPAAIARSRPHWDNVPLLDVQQMHVEGGLERCIRFLIHVNLPASHPPIYHPYLRGAKSLRPDWSLSQVSLSSQATVQSFHR, from the coding sequence ATGGAGGATGCTTGCGTGGAGTGGCGAGTTCGAGCGATTCGCGGGGCAACAACTGCCTCACAGAACACGGCTGAGGCAATTCGAGAAGTGGTAGCGGAACTACTCGATGAATTGGAAGTACACAATCAACTACATCCCGATTTAATTATTAGTGCCACGTTCTCGGTGACGCGGGATCTGGATGCGATCTTTCCCGCTGCGATCGCTCGCTCTCGTCCCCACTGGGACAATGTTCCTCTGCTCGATGTCCAGCAAATGCACGTGGAGGGAGGGTTGGAGCGTTGCATCCGCTTTTTAATTCACGTCAATTTGCCAGCTTCCCACCCACCGATTTACCATCCTTATCTGCGGGGAGCTAAAAGCCTAAGACCGGATTGGAGTTTGTCTCAGGTTAGTTTATCCTCCCAGGCAACGGTTCAGTCGTTTCATCGCTGA
- the crtR gene encoding beta-carotene hydroxylase, producing MLLEAQKPLTVPRHFLEPPASLSPTLLMFLTAVAMVVLSNFGYWLWEWPHWCCFITNTIALHICGTVIHDACHNSAHRNRVINAILGHGSALMLVFAFPVFTRVHLQHHAHVNDPENDPDHYVSTGGPLWLIPVRFSYHEIFFFKRQLWRKYELLEWFLSRLFVGTIFYISIQYQFLGYILNFWFIPSALVGLALGLFFDYLPHRPHQERDRWKNARVYPNPILNLLIMGQNYHLIHHLWPSIPWYHYQNAYYATKPLLDEKGCYQTLGIWQGKNFWSFLYDVFLGIRFHSKSSKNLENS from the coding sequence ATGTTGTTGGAGGCACAAAAGCCGCTGACAGTTCCGAGACATTTCCTGGAACCGCCTGCGTCCCTAAGTCCAACGCTACTCATGTTTCTTACCGCCGTAGCGATGGTTGTGCTATCAAACTTTGGTTACTGGCTCTGGGAGTGGCCTCACTGGTGTTGCTTTATCACAAACACGATCGCCTTGCACATTTGTGGAACGGTGATTCACGATGCTTGTCATAATTCTGCCCATCGTAACCGAGTCATCAATGCCATCCTGGGACATGGCAGCGCCCTGATGTTAGTCTTTGCCTTCCCAGTATTTACCAGGGTTCATTTGCAGCATCATGCCCATGTAAATGACCCGGAAAACGATCCAGATCATTACGTTTCTACCGGCGGTCCCCTGTGGTTAATTCCGGTGCGGTTTTCATACCACGAAATATTTTTCTTTAAACGGCAGTTGTGGCGAAAATATGAACTTTTAGAATGGTTCTTAAGCCGCTTGTTTGTCGGGACGATTTTCTATATCTCAATTCAGTACCAATTCTTAGGCTACATTCTCAATTTTTGGTTTATCCCTTCTGCTTTGGTGGGATTGGCGCTGGGATTGTTTTTTGATTATCTGCCGCATCGCCCTCATCAAGAACGCGATCGCTGGAAAAATGCCAGAGTCTACCCCAACCCCATCCTCAATTTGTTGATCATGGGGCAAAATTACCACCTTATTCATCATTTGTGGCCTTCCATTCCTTGGTATCACTACCAAAACGCCTATTACGCCACCAAGCCCCTCTTAGATGAAAAAGGCTGTTATCAAACTCTGGGAATCTGGCAAGGAAAAAATTTCTGGAGCTTTTTATATGACGTTTTTTTAGGCATCCGCTTTCACAGCAAATCGTCTAAAAATCTAGAAAATAGCTAA